In Pelosinus sp. UFO1, one genomic interval encodes:
- a CDS encoding CBO0543 family protein: protein MQNPEMIAATKSVLWDQLYTSWITTELFSFTWWFTILFLFSSYFIWWKLLDKSKLIELLLFGSLLAVMSAVVDTIADNLLLWQYLVRIFPFTPGFFPFHLTLAPILLMIVYQYSDTWSKYLIGTVFAGAIYCFVIAPLFVAIGEVRLLNWNHGYTFITFITRAMIARWIVILCKHIQCTYEGQSESSHRFTPIFQPTAKPMANKKDDKEDRLDK from the coding sequence ATGCAAAATCCTGAAATGATAGCTGCGACAAAAAGTGTGCTCTGGGACCAACTTTATACATCCTGGATAACCACAGAACTTTTTTCTTTCACATGGTGGTTTACTATACTTTTTCTTTTTTCCAGTTATTTCATCTGGTGGAAGTTACTTGATAAATCAAAACTGATAGAACTGCTCCTATTTGGCTCATTACTAGCAGTGATGTCGGCTGTTGTTGACACAATTGCTGACAACTTGTTACTTTGGCAGTACTTAGTGAGGATTTTCCCCTTTACACCTGGCTTTTTCCCGTTTCATTTAACACTTGCCCCCATCCTCCTTATGATTGTCTACCAGTATTCAGATACTTGGTCTAAATATCTTATTGGCACAGTGTTCGCGGGAGCTATCTATTGTTTTGTTATTGCACCTCTATTTGTTGCCATAGGCGAGGTACGACTCTTAAACTGGAATCATGGTTATACCTTTATTACCTTTATAACCCGTGCCATGATAGCTCGATGGATAGTTATTCTTTGCAAACACATTCAATGTACATACGAAGGGCAATCGGAATCTTCACACCGATTTACTCCAATCTTTCAACCTACAGCAAAACCTATGGCTAACAAGAAAGATGACAAAGAAGATCGGCTTGATAAATGA
- a CDS encoding RidA family protein: MNVINTTNAPGAIGPYSQGYEANGFVFSSGQIPVDPVTGSVPEGIKAQAEQSSKNVGAILKAAGSSYEKVLKTTCFLADMADFAAFNEVYAKYFISKPSRSCVAVKELPKGVLCEIEAIAIK, from the coding sequence ATGAATGTAATCAATACCACAAATGCACCTGGAGCGATCGGACCTTATTCTCAAGGTTATGAAGCGAATGGTTTTGTATTTAGCTCCGGCCAGATTCCGGTTGATCCTGTTACCGGCAGTGTTCCGGAAGGAATTAAGGCACAGGCGGAGCAGAGCAGCAAAAATGTAGGTGCTATTTTGAAAGCAGCAGGAAGTAGCTATGAGAAAGTATTAAAAACCACCTGCTTTCTGGCAGATATGGCCGATTTTGCTGCATTTAATGAGGTATATGCAAAATATTTTATTTCTAAACCTTCCAGAAGCTGTGTGGCTGTAAAAGAACTTCCCAAGGGAGTTCTTTGTGAGATAGAAGCTATCGCTATAAAGTAA
- a CDS encoding MarR family winged helix-turn-helix transcriptional regulator, producing the protein MERQSIQKDLESLDSLYKTLNVRAEKLYDFVYYFNNYMQEAKDYGTGNLISMPEVHILTSIEHEPGVTISQLAKKRNRTRSAISQTVKSLEKAGYIYKTKQENDNKKLLLYPTEQGKALSRAHKLYDITDISNTTEALLKKCTIEDLDTFYRVLEIYLDLFLEK; encoded by the coding sequence ATGGAACGTCAATCAATACAAAAGGACTTAGAATCCCTTGATTCTTTATATAAAACTTTAAACGTACGTGCAGAAAAGTTATACGATTTTGTATACTACTTTAACAATTATATGCAGGAAGCTAAGGACTACGGAACCGGTAATCTCATCAGCATGCCAGAAGTTCATATCCTGACTTCAATTGAACACGAACCAGGAGTAACCATTTCTCAACTTGCAAAAAAACGTAACCGCACCCGCTCTGCCATATCCCAGACAGTAAAATCTCTAGAAAAAGCTGGATATATTTACAAAACGAAACAAGAAAACGACAATAAAAAATTGCTATTGTATCCTACTGAGCAAGGCAAGGCTTTATCAAGGGCTCATAAGCTTTATGATATTACTGATATCAGCAATACTACTGAGGCTCTGTTAAAAAAATGTACTATCGAAGATTTAGATACGTTTTATCGTGTTTTAGAGATCTACCTCGACCTTTTTCTGGAGAAATAG
- a CDS encoding CBO0543 family protein, with protein sequence MTFFYARFVIVWACWLLFADKKRWKEIFPVCIFASFLSLISDQIVYFYITYWEYYGIEPTIIRILMDDFGVYIVVTYLFIQCLPQKQTFFRMFSYWFAWTALAITIEYVHLITGHMAHYNGWSLWHSYVSDWILYWIFYQYHKIFQLEKLSK encoded by the coding sequence ATGACCTTCTTCTATGCTCGATTTGTAATAGTTTGGGCTTGTTGGCTACTATTTGCCGATAAAAAACGTTGGAAAGAAATATTCCCCGTTTGCATTTTTGCATCATTTTTGAGTTTAATTTCAGACCAAATTGTCTATTTCTATATAACTTATTGGGAATATTACGGAATTGAGCCTACTATTATAAGAATCCTCATGGATGATTTTGGGGTTTATATAGTTGTTACCTATCTTTTTATTCAATGTCTGCCTCAAAAACAGACGTTCTTTCGTATGTTCTCTTATTGGTTTGCTTGGACAGCCTTAGCTATTACTATAGAATATGTCCATTTGATAACTGGGCACATGGCACATTATAACGGATGGTCCTTATGGCATTCTTATGTATCTGATTGGATATTGTATTGGATTTTTTATCAGTATCATAAGATTTTTCAACTAGAAAAATTATCTAAATAG
- a CDS encoding MalY/PatB family protein: MTTNEFVKKYSVERYGTSSLKWDALDVRFGDPDLLSMWVADMEFKTCEKIIEAMVERTRHGVFGYSYIPDDYYKAFSHWMEKRHGFPIEKEWVRFASGVVTTLYWTINAFTNPGEACMIFTPVYYPFHNAVKDTGRKLVTVDLVNNNGYFTIDYAAVENAIVENEVKLFIQCSPHNPAGRVWTEDELDRILGICKKHNVLVVSDEIHQDIIIGDKKFIPAAIIRDGKYLDNLITVSAASKTFNLAALLHNHIVICDEKLRKRYDAYAKTVNQSEVNVMGVIATQAAYTYGEEWLENLLEIIRTNYRYIKEELNNKAPEIVVTPLEGTYLLLLDLRKYIKPEDTKAFIQDKCRLAVDFGEWFGANFKGFVRLNLATDPKYVHRATANIIDIIGKL; the protein is encoded by the coding sequence TTGACAACAAATGAATTTGTAAAGAAGTACTCGGTAGAACGTTATGGGACTAGTTCGTTAAAATGGGATGCTTTAGATGTACGTTTTGGTGATCCCGATTTACTTTCTATGTGGGTAGCGGACATGGAATTTAAAACATGTGAAAAAATCATTGAGGCAATGGTAGAGCGCACTAGACATGGGGTATTTGGATATTCCTATATTCCAGATGATTATTATAAGGCATTTTCGCATTGGATGGAAAAACGCCATGGGTTTCCAATCGAGAAAGAATGGGTTCGATTTGCTTCTGGTGTTGTAACGACATTGTACTGGACGATAAATGCCTTTACCAATCCGGGGGAAGCTTGTATGATTTTTACTCCCGTATATTATCCATTTCATAATGCGGTAAAAGACACCGGGAGAAAACTGGTTACCGTAGATTTGGTTAATAATAATGGCTATTTTACAATTGATTATGCTGCAGTTGAAAATGCAATTGTAGAAAATGAAGTGAAGTTATTTATTCAATGTTCGCCGCATAATCCTGCGGGGCGAGTATGGACGGAAGATGAACTAGATCGAATTCTGGGTATTTGTAAAAAGCATAATGTACTGGTTGTTAGTGATGAAATTCATCAGGACATTATCATTGGCGATAAAAAGTTTATTCCGGCAGCAATTATAAGGGACGGGAAGTACCTGGACAATCTTATAACTGTCTCGGCAGCGTCTAAGACATTTAACCTAGCTGCCTTGCTACACAACCATATTGTGATTTGTGATGAAAAATTACGAAAAAGATATGATGCATATGCAAAAACGGTAAACCAGTCAGAAGTAAATGTCATGGGGGTTATAGCTACGCAGGCTGCGTATACGTATGGCGAAGAATGGCTGGAAAATTTGTTGGAAATAATTAGAACGAATTACCGTTATATAAAGGAGGAACTAAATAACAAAGCTCCTGAAATTGTGGTAACTCCCTTGGAGGGTACATATCTGCTGCTTCTAGATCTGCGGAAATATATTAAGCCGGAAGATACGAAAGCCTTTATTCAGGACAAGTGCCGTCTGGCAGTAGATTTCGGAGAATGGTTTGGCGCAAACTTTAAAGGATTTGTAAGACTAAACCTGGCAACAGATCCTAAATATGTACATCGGGCAACTGCCAACATAATTGATATTATCGGGAAACTGTAG
- a CDS encoding dicarboxylate/amino acid:cation symporter yields MSFLKNNKSSFFLLGSMVTGAIIGAVWGPGAAALQPLADLFLNLLYCVVVPMIFVSLVSSIANMKSLQKLKNLLVVMMTIFLLTQVFASIYMVGVCAVFDPGKDVVINMTEEVKDLKSNNNVLAMFTANDFSLLWSRKNLMALIVFSMMVGTALLSLGEKGKNMVAFFDEGTQLIMKVVGYVMKIAPLGLGALFATLVGEYGSEFTGSLAKALIIYFVAAIVYFILSSILFSYIGGGAEGVRRYFRYCLPPTLTALGTCSSAASMPVNFTFASKCGISKEVGDLVIPLGTNLQKDGACLITVLKIAFMCSVFGINFMDPAIILKTIICATLASMVMGAIPAGGYVGELFIISMFGFPAVSIPVMVLIGTITDAPATAINVTVHVSSAMIVERFVNGKKWIEEKCFSKQDSAFSDYTV; encoded by the coding sequence ATGTCATTTTTAAAAAACAATAAATCATCATTTTTCCTGTTGGGTAGTATGGTTACGGGCGCTATAATCGGTGCAGTTTGGGGACCTGGTGCTGCTGCATTGCAACCTTTGGCAGACTTATTTTTAAATTTGTTGTACTGCGTCGTGGTTCCTATGATTTTTGTCAGCCTGGTTTCATCAATTGCCAATATGAAAAGTTTGCAAAAATTAAAGAATTTATTGGTAGTGATGATGACTATTTTTCTTCTTACCCAGGTGTTTGCTTCGATATATATGGTTGGCGTATGTGCTGTCTTTGATCCGGGTAAAGACGTTGTTATTAATATGACTGAGGAAGTAAAGGATTTGAAGAGCAATAACAATGTTCTTGCTATGTTTACGGCAAATGATTTTTCGCTGTTGTGGTCACGCAAGAATCTGATGGCGCTGATCGTGTTCAGTATGATGGTCGGTACTGCGCTGTTGTCATTAGGGGAAAAAGGCAAGAATATGGTTGCTTTCTTCGATGAAGGGACTCAGTTGATCATGAAAGTGGTCGGATATGTAATGAAGATTGCTCCTTTGGGATTGGGTGCACTTTTTGCAACGCTGGTAGGAGAGTACGGAAGTGAATTTACCGGTTCTCTAGCCAAAGCCCTGATCATATATTTTGTTGCTGCAATTGTTTATTTTATTTTGTCCAGTATTTTGTTTTCGTATATTGGCGGCGGAGCAGAAGGTGTAAGGCGCTATTTCAGATATTGTTTACCTCCAACATTAACGGCTCTTGGAACATGTTCTTCTGCAGCTTCCATGCCGGTCAATTTTACATTTGCCTCTAAATGCGGTATTTCTAAAGAAGTAGGGGATTTGGTAATTCCCTTAGGAACAAACTTGCAGAAAGATGGCGCATGTTTAATTACAGTACTGAAGATTGCCTTTATGTGCAGCGTCTTTGGTATAAATTTTATGGATCCGGCGATTATACTTAAAACAATTATATGTGCGACGCTGGCTTCTATGGTTATGGGGGCTATTCCGGCAGGCGGTTACGTGGGAGAATTGTTTATCATCTCCATGTTTGGCTTCCCGGCCGTATCCATACCGGTCATGGTCTTAATCGGTACAATTACTGACGCCCCTGCCACTGCAATTAATGTTACCGTACATGTAAGCTCCGCCATGATTGTTGAACGGTTTGTAAATGGGAAGAAATGGATTGAGGAAAAATGTTTTAGTAAACAAGATTCGGCATTTTCGGATTACACAGTATAA